A region from the Candidatus Effluviviaceae Genus I sp. genome encodes:
- a CDS encoding winged helix-turn-helix transcriptional regulator, which yields MDRATAERLAPRVKVMKAIAHPTRLYIVEELARGERCVHELTDMVGADISTVSKHLALLKSVGIVKDERRGNEVYYSLALRCVLGFFECVEEVLAHGSSECSAPSCRARA from the coding sequence ATGGACCGAGCCACAGCGGAGCGCCTGGCCCCAAGAGTCAAGGTCATGAAGGCGATCGCCCACCCCACGCGCCTCTACATCGTGGAAGAACTCGCCCGCGGAGAGCGCTGCGTCCACGAGCTCACGGACATGGTCGGCGCCGACATCTCCACGGTCTCGAAGCACCTGGCTCTCTTGAAGTCGGTCGGCATCGTGAAGGACGAGCGCCGTGGCAACGAGGTCTACTACAGCCTTGCGCTCAGATGCGTGCTCGGGTTCTTCGAGTGCGTCGAGGAGGTGCTGGCGCACGGTTCCTCCGAGTGCAGCGCGCCCTCCTGCCGCGCAAGAGCATAG
- a CDS encoding permease, protein MSWKQEWKPLAVITAVFLTAFYLPVGLPRFDGAVMEALRLAKWYAQEHVVLCLLPAFLIAGALAVFVRKESVMKYLGARAPKPLAYGFASVSGSILAVCSCTVLPLFAGIYRMGAGLGPATAFLYSGPAINVLAIILTARVLGPELGVGRAVGAVAFSVVIGLLMHVIFRKEELAKADVQAALPEPEVARPLWQNGISIALMVLILVVANWGKPVEGGWAWATVYSLKWIVTSALAVGFATVLAAWFGLRVRQILLVAAPVVVLALVARGHPTLPFAAGIVGLGAVTSARKDELGEWFESSWGFAKQILPLLLLGVLVAGILLGRPGHEGLIPSYWIIRAVGGNSVWSNLFASITGAFMYFCTLMEVPILQGLIGSGMGKGPALALLLAGPALSLPSMLVIRNIMGTTKTLVYVALVVVMATISGMVFGVIVG, encoded by the coding sequence ATGAGCTGGAAGCAGGAGTGGAAGCCCCTCGCCGTCATCACGGCCGTCTTCCTCACGGCCTTCTATCTTCCCGTCGGGCTCCCGAGGTTCGACGGCGCCGTCATGGAGGCGCTCCGCCTCGCGAAGTGGTACGCGCAGGAGCACGTGGTCCTGTGCCTCCTCCCGGCGTTCCTCATCGCGGGCGCGCTCGCGGTTTTCGTCCGGAAGGAGTCCGTGATGAAGTACCTCGGGGCGCGCGCGCCGAAGCCGCTTGCGTACGGCTTCGCGTCCGTCTCGGGCTCCATCCTCGCGGTCTGCTCGTGCACGGTCCTCCCTCTGTTCGCCGGCATCTACCGCATGGGCGCAGGACTCGGCCCCGCGACGGCCTTCCTCTACTCGGGCCCCGCCATCAACGTCCTCGCGATCATCCTGACGGCGCGCGTGCTCGGCCCCGAGCTGGGCGTCGGCCGCGCCGTGGGCGCCGTGGCGTTCAGCGTGGTCATCGGGCTCCTCATGCACGTCATCTTCCGCAAGGAGGAACTCGCGAAGGCCGACGTGCAGGCCGCGCTGCCCGAGCCGGAAGTGGCGCGCCCCCTCTGGCAGAACGGCATCTCCATCGCGCTCATGGTGCTCATCCTCGTCGTCGCGAACTGGGGCAAGCCCGTCGAGGGCGGCTGGGCGTGGGCCACCGTGTACTCGCTGAAGTGGATCGTCACCTCGGCCCTCGCCGTCGGGTTCGCGACGGTTCTCGCCGCGTGGTTCGGGCTGCGGGTGCGGCAGATCCTCCTCGTGGCGGCGCCGGTCGTCGTGCTCGCGCTGGTCGCCAGGGGACACCCCACCCTGCCGTTCGCGGCCGGGATCGTCGGCCTCGGCGCCGTGACGAGCGCGCGGAAGGACGAGCTCGGCGAGTGGTTCGAGTCCAGCTGGGGGTTCGCCAAGCAGATCCTCCCCCTTCTCCTCCTCGGCGTCCTCGTGGCGGGCATCCTGCTCGGACGCCCGGGCCACGAGGGGCTCATCCCGTCGTACTGGATCATCCGCGCGGTCGGCGGGAACTCCGTCTGGTCGAACCTCTTCGCGTCCATCACGGGCGCGTTCATGTACTTCTGCACGCTGATGGAGGTGCCCATCCTGCAGGGCCTCATCGGAAGCGGCATGGGAAAGGGCCCGGCGCTCGCGCTCCTGCTGGCCGGGCCGGCGCTGTCGCTCCCGAGCATGCTCGTCATCAGGAACATCATGGGGACGACGAAGACGCTCGTGTACGTCGCGCTCGTGGTCGTGATGGCGACGATCAGCGGCATGGTGTTCGGGGTGATCGTCGGCTAG
- a CDS encoding thioredoxin family protein gives MAAVSDARRRSRRPLGPTCLAVLVAALTLTAAGCGDRVEQKAAGDQQRTEAAAPAETPKALPRLMDLGADKCVPCKMMAPILEELKTTHADRFEVQFVDVWKDPAPGKQYGVRVIPTQIFFDEEGNELARHQGFMGKDDILAKWRELGYEFGD, from the coding sequence ATGGCCGCAGTGTCCGACGCGAGGCGCAGGTCCAGGCGTCCCCTGGGTCCGACATGCCTCGCGGTTCTCGTCGCCGCGCTCACGCTCACGGCCGCGGGCTGCGGCGACAGGGTCGAGCAGAAGGCCGCGGGCGATCAGCAGAGGACGGAAGCCGCCGCGCCTGCCGAGACACCGAAGGCGCTCCCGCGGCTCATGGACCTCGGCGCCGACAAGTGCGTCCCCTGCAAGATGATGGCGCCGATCCTCGAGGAGCTCAAGACGACCCACGCGGACCGCTTCGAGGTGCAGTTCGTGGACGTGTGGAAGGACCCGGCGCCCGGGAAGCAGTACGGCGTCCGCGTCATCCCGACGCAGATCTTCTTCGACGAGGAAGGGAACGAGCTCGCCCGACATCAGGGATTCATGGGCAAGGACGACATCCTCGCGAAGTGGCGCGAGCTCGGGTACGAGTTCGGCGACTAG
- a CDS encoding cytochrome C biogenesis protein has translation MGELFVTLTRAVEGAPAVALGASFLWGILSILLSPCHLASIPLIVGFINGQGRISTRRAFTISLLFSVGILVTIGAIGGITAAAGRMIGDVGRWGNYAVAAIFFVVGLHLLGVIPMPFSGPGGSSMKRRGALAAFLLGLIFGVALGPCTFAYMAPMLGVTLRLATTNFPYGVLLLLVYGIGHCSVIVLAGTFTEIVQRYLNWSERSRGTVIVKKVCGLLVILGGIYLLYTAH, from the coding sequence ATGGGCGAGCTCTTCGTGACGCTCACGCGCGCGGTGGAGGGAGCGCCGGCCGTCGCGCTCGGCGCGTCCTTCCTGTGGGGCATCCTGAGCATCCTGCTGAGCCCCTGCCACCTCGCGAGCATCCCGCTCATCGTCGGGTTCATCAACGGGCAGGGACGCATCTCGACGCGGCGCGCGTTCACGATCTCGCTTCTCTTCTCCGTCGGCATCCTCGTGACCATCGGAGCGATCGGCGGGATCACCGCGGCGGCCGGCCGCATGATCGGCGACGTCGGGCGCTGGGGCAACTACGCGGTCGCCGCCATCTTCTTCGTCGTCGGCCTGCACCTACTGGGCGTCATCCCCATGCCGTTCTCAGGACCGGGCGGCTCGAGCATGAAGCGAAGGGGCGCGCTTGCCGCGTTCCTCCTCGGGCTCATCTTCGGCGTCGCGCTCGGCCCGTGCACGTTCGCGTACATGGCGCCGATGCTCGGCGTGACGCTGCGCCTGGCGACCACGAACTTCCCGTACGGCGTGCTGCTCCTCCTCGTCTACGGGATCGGTCACTGCTCCGTCATCGTCCTCGCGGGGACGTTCACGGAGATCGTGCAGCGCTACCTGAACTGGAGCGAGCGCTCGCGAGGGACGGTCATCGTGAAGAAGGTCTGCGGGCTCCTGGTCATCCTCGGCGGCATCTACCTCCTCTACACGGCGCACTAG
- a CDS encoding TM0996/MTH895 family glutaredoxin-like protein, with protein sequence MKIQVLGTGCPKCKKLEENARAAAEQLGGGFEIEKVTKINDIMGFGVMVTPGLAVDGKVKSSGKVLSVEEIKGLLK encoded by the coding sequence ATGAAGATCCAGGTCCTGGGCACGGGGTGCCCGAAGTGCAAGAAGCTCGAGGAGAACGCGCGGGCGGCCGCCGAGCAGCTCGGCGGGGGCTTCGAGATCGAGAAGGTCACGAAGATCAACGACATCATGGGGTTCGGCGTGATGGTCACGCCGGGGCTCGCGGTGGACGGAAAGGTCAAGTCGTCCGGCAAGGTGCTGTCGGTCGAGGAGATCAAGGGGCTCTTGAAGTAG
- a CDS encoding NAD(+)/NADH kinase, producing the protein MVGRLLVIVNPGSGRAKFGELVSALERHAGLCERRVRRLADGEDVVQATREELRGGWDAVVAAGGDGTVAGVAQAAGEAGVPVLIAPMGTANMLAVQLGLPDDLDGAIALLATKTVVRRIDGMEIAGRLHLLSAGVGVSATTIRDLSDRDKRWFGLPAYLLTGVARGFTFRPTPCSVRIDGRETRLRVLDVSVLNAGFKSERPVLGIPDIRPDDGRLDVLIVWAPRPLEYLRELWRAFVHRRRARPTIGWQTAEREVRIDCRERLPVQADGDLVGEAPVTIRLVRDAVGILTPA; encoded by the coding sequence TTGGTCGGCCGCCTCCTCGTCATCGTCAACCCCGGTTCCGGCAGAGCGAAGTTCGGGGAGCTCGTGTCCGCGCTGGAGCGGCACGCGGGCCTGTGCGAGCGGCGCGTGCGCCGTCTCGCGGACGGCGAGGACGTCGTGCAGGCGACCCGCGAGGAGCTGCGCGGCGGGTGGGACGCCGTGGTGGCCGCCGGCGGGGACGGCACGGTCGCGGGCGTCGCGCAGGCGGCGGGGGAGGCCGGCGTTCCCGTGCTGATCGCGCCGATGGGGACCGCCAACATGCTCGCGGTCCAGCTCGGCCTGCCCGACGACCTGGACGGCGCGATCGCGCTTCTCGCGACGAAGACCGTCGTGAGGCGGATCGACGGGATGGAGATCGCCGGACGCCTTCACCTCTTGAGCGCCGGCGTGGGGGTGAGCGCGACGACCATCCGGGACCTGAGCGACCGCGACAAGCGGTGGTTCGGGCTTCCGGCCTACCTTCTCACGGGCGTCGCGCGGGGTTTCACCTTCCGGCCGACACCGTGCAGCGTCCGGATCGACGGACGCGAGACGCGCCTGCGCGTCCTCGACGTGTCGGTGCTCAACGCCGGGTTCAAGTCCGAGCGCCCGGTGCTCGGCATCCCCGACATTCGTCCCGACGACGGCCGGCTCGACGTGCTGATCGTCTGGGCGCCGAGGCCGCTCGAGTACCTCCGCGAGCTGTGGCGTGCGTTCGTGCATCGGCGCCGCGCGCGGCCGACCATCGGCTGGCAGACGGCGGAGCGGGAGGTGCGGATCGACTGCCGGGAGCGGCTGCCCGTTCAGGCGGACGGGGATCTGGTCGGGGAGGCGCCCGTCACGATCCGCCTCGTGCGGGACGCGGTGGGGATCCTCACGCCGGCGTGA